The following proteins come from a genomic window of Triticum aestivum cultivar Chinese Spring chromosome 6A, IWGSC CS RefSeq v2.1, whole genome shotgun sequence:
- the LOC123131747 gene encoding putative serpin-Z12 yields the protein MSRFGKAVLLCLALFTAWHLCSTLFADAPPAPGGDPAEEAPVASDAAGKASGLPLAREAGVREAAGAERNFVISPLSIHAALAMVTAGARGDTRRELLGFLGSASLDELHRSPAIKLVGRLNGLTQTSFACGVWVDQRRALRPEFTATGASRYAATAESVDFVSGAELARRRVNAFVADATNQRIHDILPPGSVHSSTEVVLANALYFKGAWRRPFDVFTAPFHIPGGTTVRVPSLTTGRSQYIALYPGFRALKLPYRTDGDRQAAAFYMLILLPDSGILSLTDLYDKAVSMPEFIRKHTPEEEVPVGQFMVPKFKFTSKYEASSDMQKLGVTTAFKGGDFSGMVSGGDGRLSIGRVLHKATIEVDELGTVAAAATAIVMYGSALRSEPPHLVDFVADRPFLFAVVEERTGTTLFLGHVVNPLAN from the coding sequence ATGTCGCGCTTCGGGAAGGCCGTCCTCCTCTGCTTGGCCCTGTTCACCGCATGGCACCTCTGCTCGACCCTGTTCGCCGACGCGCCTCCTGCTCCTGGTGGCGACCCTGCGGAGGAGGCACCGGTAGCGAGCGACGCGGCCGGGAAAGCGTCCGGCCTGCCTCTCGCCAGGGAGGCCGGCGTCCGGGAGGCGGCCGGAGCGGAGCGCAACTTCGTCATCTCGCCGCTGTCCATCCACGCGGCGCTCGCGATGGTGACCGCCGGCGCTCGAGGCGACACGCGCAGggagctcctgggtttcctcgggTCAGCGTCGCTCGACGAGCTGCACCGCTCGCCGGCGATCAAGCTTGTGGGCAGGCTCAACGGCCTGACGCAGACGTCCTTCGCCTGCGGCGTGTGGGTCGACCAGAGGCGGGCGCTCAGGCCAGAGTTCACGGCCACCGGCGCGTCGCGGTACGCCGCCACGGCAGAATCTGTGGACTTTGTGTCGGGGGCCGAGCTGGCAAGGCGGCGCGTGAACGCCTTTGTGGCGGACGCGACGAACCAGCGCATCCATGACATACTCCCTCCCGGCTCCGTCCACTCGTCCACGGAGGTCGTCCTCGCCAACGCGCTCTACTTCAAAGGAGCGTGGCGTCGACCGTTCGACGTCTTCACCGCGCCGTTCCACATCCCAGGCGGCACCACCGTGCGCGTGCCATCCCTGACGACAGGCCGGTCACAGTACATTGCTCTCTACCCGGGCTTCAGGGCCCTCAAGCTGCCCTACAGGACCGACGGCGATCGGCAAGCTGCTGCATTCTACATGCTTATCCTTCTCCCGGACAGCGGCATTCTCAGCCTCACGGATCTCTATGACAAGGCGGTGTCGATGCCAGAGTTCATAAGGAAGCACACGCCGGAAGAGGAAGTTCCAGTGGGACAGTTCATGGTGCCCAAGTTCAAGTTCACCTCTAAGTATGAGGCGTCGTCAGACATGCAGAAGCTTGGTGTCACCACGGCTTTCAAAGGGGGCGACTTCTCAGGCATGGTGAGCGGTGGGGATGGGCGGCTCTCCATCGGCCGGGTGCTCCATAAGGCCACCATCGAGGTGGACGAGCTAGGCACTGTGGCCGCTGCTGCCACGGCCATAGTCATGTATGGTAGCGCGCTTCGCAGCGAACCACCGCATCTGGTGGATTTTGTGGCGGATCGGCCCTTCTTATTTGCCGTGGTCGAGGAGAGGACGGGCACAACGCTGTTCCTTGGTCATGTGGTTAATCCTCTCGCTAACTGA
- the LOC123130085 gene encoding putative serpin-Z12 — MSRFGKTVLLCLALFAAWHLCSTLFAGAPPGGHSEEEKAVVSDAAGNASGLSLAREAGVRAAAGTGRNFVVSPLSIHAALAMVAAGARGETRRELLGLLGSASLDELHRAPAIKLVGRLNGLKQTSFACGVWVDRRRALRPEFTATGASRYAATAESVDFVSGAEQARRRVNGFVADATKQRIRDVLPPGSVDSSTTVVLANALYFKGAWPEPFDVFTAPFHTPGGATVRVPSMTTGRSQYVALYPGFRALKLPYRNDGDRSAAFHMLILLPDSGGLSLSDIYDKVVSSPEFIRKHTPEEEVEVRRFMVPKFKFTTEFEASSDMRKLGVTRAFAGGDFSGMVSGGDGRLSIGGVHHKATIEVDEQGTVAAAATATDMAGSALPSEPPHFVDFVADRPFLFAVVEERTGTTLFLGHVVNPLAN, encoded by the coding sequence ATGTCGCGCTTCGGGAAGACCGTCCTCCTCTGCTTGGCCCTGTTCGCCGCATGGCACCTCTGCTCCACCCTCTTTGCCGGCGCGCCTCCTGGTGGCCACTCTGAGGAGGAGAAAGCTGTGGTCAGCGACGCGGCCGGGAATGCGTCGGGCCTGAGTCTCGCCAGGGAGGCCGGGGTCCGGGCGGCGGCTGGCACAGGCCGCAACTTCGTCGTCTCGCCGCTGTCCATCCACGCGGCGCTCGCGATGGTGGCCGCCGGCGCGCGGGGCGAGACGCGTAGGGAGCTCCTGGGGCTCCTCGGCTCAGCGTCGCTCGACGAGCTGCACCGCGCGCCGGCGATCAAGCTTGTCGGCAGACTCAACGGGCTGAAGCAGACGTCCTTCGCCTGCGGCGTGTGGGTCGACCGGAGGCGGGCGCTCAGGCCGGAGTTCACGGCCACCGGCGCGTCGCGGTACGCCGCGACGGCGGAATCCGTGGACTTCGTGTCGGGGGCCGAGCAGGCGAGGCGGCGCGTGAACGGCTTCGTGGCGGACGCGACGAAGCAGCGCATCCGTGACGTCCTCCCTCCCGGCTCCGTCGACTCGTCCACGACCGTCGTCCTCGCCAACGCGCTCTACTTCAAAGGGGCGTGGCCTGAGCCGTTCGACGTCTTCACCGCGCCGTTCCACACCCCAGGCGGCGCCACCGTGCGCGTGCCGTCCATGACGACAGGCCGGTCACAGTACGTCGCGCTCTACCCGGGCTTCAGGGCCCTCAAGCTGCCCTACAGGAACGACGGCGACCGCTCCGCTGCATTCCACATGCTTATCCTTCTGCCCGACAGCGGCGGTCTCAGCCTTTCCGATATCTACGACAAGGTGGTGTCGTCGCCGGAGTTCATCAGGAAGCACACGCCAGAAGAGGAGGTTGAAGTACGGCGGTTCATGGTCCCCAAGTTCAAGTTCACGACCGAGTTCGAGGCGTCGTCGGACATGCGGAAGCTTGGTGTCACAAGGGCTTTCGCAGGCGGCGACTTCTCCGGCATGGTGAGCGGCGGGGATGGGCGGCTCTCCATCGGCGGGGTGCACCACAAGGCCACCATCGAGGTGGACGAGCAAGGCACCGTGGCCGCTGCTGCCACGGCCACTGACATGGCTGGTAGCGCGCTTCCAAGTGAGCCGCCGCATTTTGTCGACTTTGTGGCGGATCGGCCCTTCTTGTTTGCCGTGGTTGAGGAGAGGACGGGCACGACGCTGTTCCTTGGTCATGTGGTTAATCCTCTCGCCAACTGA